The following coding sequences are from one Lolium rigidum isolate FL_2022 chromosome 6, APGP_CSIRO_Lrig_0.1, whole genome shotgun sequence window:
- the LOC124667750 gene encoding protein enabled homolog, producing the protein MSLVAYDASSDEEDAGEPPAAGPAPPPHLSTAIGPQPRPPSPSPSARAAPQYPAPPPAPSQNVVSTSSSNVSMPTPSFELPDVADLFDSPSLPSRGSAAMAGSSSRKRESNGSAIPPRSKFPRAQSAQPRGGRNAATSTLVPPQLSGRSNVVTEDMGKLFVARRTD; encoded by the exons ATGTCGCTGGTCGCCTACgacgcctcctccgacgaggaagacGCCGGCGAGCCCCCCGCCGCCGGTCCAGCCCCTCCTCCGCACCTCTCCACAGCCATCGGGCCGCAGCCGAGGCCTCCGTCGCCCTCGCCCTCGGCGCGCGCCGCTCCTCAGTAccctgcgccgccgcctgccCCCAGCCA GAATGTAGTGTCAACTAGTTCGAGTAATGTCTCCATGCCCACGCCATCATTTGAACTACCAGATGTCGCAGATCTGTTTGATTCCCCTTCTCTCCCCTCTAGAGGTTCTGCTGCTATGGCGGGGAGTTCATCAAGGAAAAGAGAATCAAATGGATCTGCAATTCCTCCACGCAGTAAATTTCCAAGGGCCCAGTCAGCGCAGCCTCGTGGTGGCAGGAATGCTGCTACGAGCACATTAGTTCCGCCGCAGCTTAGTGGAAG GAGTAATGTTGTCACCGAAGATATGGGCAAACTGTTTGTGGCCAGACGTACGGATTAG
- the LOC124662392 gene encoding serpin-Z1-like gives MEIAEAGRGEVAFAMRALHHLARLDAGASNLAISPLSIHAATVLLGAGARGATLDEIVAFLGPGGGRSHALLASHVALRVLADSDDTGDAGPKVRFANSVWVDVQAARLKDDYARVVAEHYRAQARTVHFKTMPEQTRGVINQWFSAATAGLIKDFLPPGSVSANTRCILANALYFKGVWERKFDAQHTQPRTFHLPDYTEVLVPFMSSRESQYIDCCTDWKVLKLRYACGRGGARARQFAMYVYLPNQRHGLHSMLQQLASNPELLSKDLRRAVPVGDFRVPKFTISYKTEATGLLRSLGLRLPFDEGAADLSEMLESTKTADERFFVSNVYHQSLVEVNEEGTVAAAATMFGCLAGSSPSMFSTPVPVVDFVADHPFMYLIKEERSGVVVFAGQVVNPSL, from the exons ATGGAGATCGCGGAGGCCGGCAGGGGCGAGGTCGCCTTCGCAATGCGCGCCCTGCACCACCTCGCGCGCCTCGACGCCGGCGCCAGTAACCTCGCGATCTCCCCGCTCTCCATCCACGCAGCGACGGTGCTCCTCGGCGCGGGCGCCCGCGGCGCCACGCTCGACGAGATCGTTGCCTTCCTTGGACCCGGTGGAGGCCGCTCTCACGCGCTGCTCGCGTCGCACGTCGCGCTCCGCGTGCTCGCCGACAGCGACGACACCGGCGATGCGGGGCCGAAGGTGCGTTTCGCCAACAGCGTCTGGGTGGACGTCCAGGCGGCCCGCCTCAAGGACGACTACGCTCGCGTCGTCGCCGAGCACTACCGCGCCCAAGCGCGCACGGTGCACTTCAAGACGATG CCGGAGCAAACGAGGGGCGTGATCAACCAGTGGttctcggcggcgacggcgggcctGATCAAGGACTTCCTGCCGCCCGGCTCCGTCAGCGCTAACACGCGGTGCATCCTCGCGAACGCGCTCTACTTCAAGGGCGTCTGGGAGAGAAAGTTCGACGCCCAGCACACGCAGCCAAGAACCTTCCACCTGCCCGACTACACGGAAGTCCTCGTGCCCTTCATGTCGAGCCGCGAGAGCCAGTACATCGATTGCTGCACCGACTGGAAGGTCCTCAAACTCCGCTACGCgtgcggccgcggcggcgctcgCGCTCGGCAGTTCGCCATGTACGTCTACCTGCCGAACCAGCGGCACGGCCTGCACAGCATGCTGCAGCAGCTGGCCTCCAACCCGGAGCTGCTCTCCAAGGATCTCCGGCGCGCCGTCCCCGTGGGCGACTTCAGGGTGCCCAAGTTCACCATATCGTACAAGACGGAGGCCACGGGGCTGCTGCGGAGCCTCGGGCTGCGCCTGCCGTTTGACGAGGGAGCCGCCGACTTGTCTGAGATGCTGGAGTCGACCAAGACGGCGGACGAGAGGTTCTTCGTGTCCAACGTGTATCACCAGTCCTTGGTGGAAGTAAATGAAGAAGGGACCGTGGCGGCCGCGGCGACCATGTTCGGTTGTCTAGCTGGTTCTTCTCCGTCTATGTTTAGTACGCCGGTCCCGGTAGTAGACTTCGTCGCCGACCATCCCTTCATGTACTTGATCAAGGAGGAGCGCAGCGGCGTCGTGGTTTTCGCCGGCCAAGTAGTTAATCCTTCGCTCTAA
- the LOC124662393 gene encoding serpin-Z1-like: METEIAEAGSDEVAFAMRALHHLMRADACRPGAGASNLAISPLSIHAALVLLGAGARGATLDEIVAVLGPAGGHAHALLASRVALRVLADADGENGGPKLRFANGVWVDDAAARLKADYTGVVAEHYRAQARQASFSTMPDVSRNSINQWFEAATAGLIKDFLPSGSVSAATRCILANALYFKGVWDTKFDAQLTQPGTFHLPANREVLVPFMSSRLSQYIACCPDWKVLKLLYACGGIDESRRRQFAMYIYLPNQRNGLQSMVQKLAASPDLLNQVSMDIWANKVPVGDFRVPKFTISYKAEATGLLQGLGLRLPFDHQAADFSEMLESTDTADHRGFVVSNVYHQSFVEVNEQGTEAAAATMFGCYGAGCSSVVRTPVPVVDFVADHPFMYLIKEELTGVVVFAGQVVNPSL; encoded by the exons ATGGAGACGGAGATCGCGGAGGCCGGCAGTGATGAGGTCGCATTCGCGATGCGCGCCCTGCACCACCTCATGCGCGCCGACGCGTGCAGGCCCGGCGCGGGCGCCAGCAACCTCGCCATCTCCCCGCTCTCCATCCACGCGGCGCTGGTGCTACTCGGCGCGGGGGCGCGCGGCGCCACGCTCGACGAgatcgtcgccgtcctcggccCCGCCGGAGGCCACGCCCACGCGCTGCTCGCGTCACGCGTCGCCCTGCGCGTGCTCGCCGACGCCGACGGCGAGAACGGCGGGCCGAAGCTGCGGTTCGCCAACGGCGTCTGGGTGGACGACGCGGCGGCCCGCCTCAAGGCCGACTACACCGGCGTCGTCGCCGAGCATTACCGCGCCCAAGCTCGCCAGGCCTCCTTCTCGACAATG CCCGACGTGTCGAGGAACTCGATCAACCAGTGGttcgaggcggcgacggcggggctAATCAAGGACTTCCTCCCCAGCGGCTCCGTCAGCGCCGCCACGCGCTGCATCCTCGCGAACGCGCTCTACTTCAAGGGCGTCTGGGACACCAAGTTCGACGCCCAGCTCACGCAGCCAGGAACcttccacctgccggccaacaggGAAGTCCTTGTGCCCTTCATGTCGAGCCGACTGAGCCAGTACATCGCCTGCTGCCCCGACTGGaaggtcctcaagctcctctacgCGTGCGGCGGCATTGACGAGAGCCGCCGGCGGCAGTTCGCCATGTACATCTACCTCCCGAACCAGCGGAACGGCCTGCAgagcatggtgcagaagctggccGCCAGCCCGGACCTGCTCAACCAGGTCTCCATGGATATCTGGGCCAACAAGGTCCCCGTGGGCGACTTCAGGGTGCCCAAGTTCACCATATCCTACAAGGCGGAGGCGACGGGGCTGCTGCAGGGCCTCGGCCTGCGCCTGCCGTTCGACCACCAAGCCGCCGACTTCTCGGAGATGCTGGAGTCGACGGACACGGCGGACCATCGGGGGTTCGTCGTCTCCAATGTGTATCACCAGTCCTTCGTTGAAGTAAATGAACAAGGGACCGAGGCGGCCGCGGCGACCATGTTCGGTTGTTACGGTGCCGGTTGTTCGTCTGTGGTTAGGACGCCGGTCCCAGTAGTAGACTTCGTCGCCGACCACCCCTTCATGTACTTGATCAAGGAGGAGCTCACCGGCGTCGTGGTTTTCGCCGGCCAAGTCGTCAATCCATCGCTCTAA